Genomic segment of Eremothecium sinecaudum strain ATCC 58844 chromosome VIII, complete sequence:
CCTTACTATAATTATCAAGGTAAACCAGGTCTTGGCGCAGGGGTAGGTTATCGAATAGCTGAAGAGGATGTAAAAGACGAAACACGAGGTGTTAAAGACGAAGCACGTGGAGTTAAAGACGCCTATTCTCGTAAGACCAATGTTAAGAAAACTTCACCATATACTTACAGGCAAAAGTCTACCATTTCTAAGCAGCGGACGATTGAGCCACCAAGTGTGCCTGGGCGACTCCAGCGTAATGGTATTGATCACACACAATTTAAAGAGCCGCTCTCAAAGTCAAAGCCTTCTAAAGTGTCGAAAAAGATGAGTGACCAGGAAATGTACTTGCATGCATTAGAGGCTGCAAAAAGAAAGGTATATGGAGATGAATCCATTGTCAACCTAGAGCAACCTAGGACCAAGAAGAGCACCATGTCAACCAGAACTCTGAGAGTTGAATCAGAGTTAGCTAATATTAAGAGCCCATCCCCCATTAAAGAACATAAAGAAAAACCTTCTAAGAAGAGCGAGAACTCTTACACATTTAGAAATTTGGCTTCACCTTTCTTGAATTCACATAGAAAGAATAATAAGATCAATCCTTCAAGTGCGGATGCTGAGCCTGCAGCCAAGGCAGACGCTAAGCTTTCAATGGATAATACCTCTGTCAACCAAAAATCTAAGAAGAGTACTGCTAATGAAGAGTCAAAATCGCAACATCCATTTAAGTTCCTTGCTCCTGTTATTCGCATGAAAAATTCTCATAAGAATAAGTCGGTTGCCTCTAAGCATTCTGAAGACAAAAGTTCTCCAGTTAGCGAGTCTAAAACTGTTACGGATTCAAGTGTGGATCTGAAACATCAGTCCACTACAGTTGTCGAAGCTAATCACATTGATATGGTAGAAGATAAACAAGCTGAGCCTAAGGGGACATCCACCAATGTCTCTCCTGAGGAAGTAACCTCTGAACCTGTAATTGCAGACGTCCAAGTTGAAGACAACGCGGAAGAAGACGTGAACACAAAAGTACATGAAGAACCAGCTAAGGCCATCGAAGATCCTACTAAAAAACCAAACGTCAATCAATCTGCTGATAATAAGGCTACCGATAACGATTTACCCACCGATAATACTGCGCAAGAACAATCAGTAACAGAACAGGTGGATGCTAATCCAGATATCGAAACGCCTAGTGTTTCCGATGAAGCGGTTGCCCTAAAGATAGAAGCttcagaagaagacaaGCGTGATGCATCTGAGGAAGAAAATACCCTGCAGAGCGTTGCTTCCGCTGAACATGCTGAAACAGTCACGACCACTACCAACCTTAAACCAGAAGAATATCGTTCCATTGCGAATTATGATGCGTACGATATATACAGTGCCAATGATGATGCACCTTCAAAACATTCCgaatcttcttcttcggAACAAAGTTCGTTAAAAGAATTTACGCCTACAGCTGCTACATCTCATCTGGACTCTCCTAGCGTAGCCAAAGGCCGTGTGGCAGGACCACCTCCACCACCACCTTACGGTTTCCTCTCAGAAAAAATGGAGCCTTCAAGTCCCTTCCCGGATACTAGCTCTTCAGAGCATCTTCCTGGTAGCCCCGTATTCGATTACGTTCCCCAATCAAACGAAGATGATAAAACAAAACAGGGAGCGGATAATCAGAATGCAGCTGAAAACGCTAATCATGCTCTGAAGATTTATTTCAAGGAGACAGAAGTTCAGGCAAATTCTCTGAAAAAGAATAAGATAAAGGCTCGCCTACAGGAACCTAAAATAAGCACGGTTCAAA
This window contains:
- the MSC3 gene encoding Msc3p (Syntenic homolog of Ashbya gossypii AGR185C; Syntenic homolog of Saccharomyces cerevisiae YLR219W (MSC3)), whose amino-acid sequence is MVLGLSFSMKKSNGQIPDLSRYQQYYLDHPIDYSRSRLSSDAASTAASLLSDSSAGRRLRNESAKSLSMGRPSYLGYPQPRTYSLNNQKRATSLNSNVRRTAGSAAGPRSNSIIVKTTEVTDIQGRTRSVTKQTIRRINGVEYVETTTTTTLEDYEDEFEEFYGDFTNRNHGSGHPYYNYQGKPGLGAGVGYRIAEEDVKDETRGVKDEARGVKDAYSRKTNVKKTSPYTYRQKSTISKQRTIEPPSVPGRLQRNGIDHTQFKEPLSKSKPSKVSKKMSDQEMYLHALEAAKRKVYGDESIVNLEQPRTKKSTMSTRTLRVESELANIKSPSPIKEHKEKPSKKSENSYTFRNLASPFLNSHRKNNKINPSSADAEPAAKADAKLSMDNTSVNQKSKKSTANEESKSQHPFKFLAPVIRMKNSHKNKSVASKHSEDKSSPVSESKTVTDSSVDLKHQSTTVVEANHIDMVEDKQAEPKGTSTNVSPEEVTSEPVIADVQVEDNAEEDVNTKVHEEPAKAIEDPTKKPNVNQSADNKATDNDLPTDNTAQEQSVTEQVDANPDIETPSVSDEAVALKIEASEEDKRDASEEENTLQSVASAEHAETVTTTTNLKPEEYRSIANYDAYDIYSANDDAPSKHSESSSSEQSSLKEFTPTAATSHLDSPSVAKGRVAGPPPPPPYGFLSEKMEPSSPFPDTSSSEHLPGSPVFDYVPQSNEDDKTKQGADNQNAAENANHALKIYFKETEVQANSLKKNKIKARLQEPKISTVQNDSSVDKEENPPVATSNNICLKMPLRKPPIVPKALRSPPPRISIVHSDSDDATSSNDEEFMDVDEMYDKAVEIAMRRRQQENSKANVMEPKASTSPTESTSHSTSPEPHNLNRKMITNHSVTEIPPEQIYMTMPSPPDSHNTKEKLTFFEKLVKFTHENYGYQPRRPDSSPNRFYKQPLPYSAGDQRQQFKPDSSFSATIHRHHAGKKAIFSKFFKKAQS